Genomic window (Candidatus Lernaella stagnicola):
TGAGGCCCGCAAAATGGCATTTCGAGACGACAAGGCTTGTTTCGCTTGCGGCGCTTGCGTGAAGCAATGCCCCGAAAAAGCTCTGTTTTTGTCCTGAACCTGCTGATTTTATCAAAAAAAAGCCCAAACCCGGCTAGGCGTCGTTTTCTACATACTGCCTTGGAAAGACTATGGTTGTTCTGTGACAGGAAATCCGAAAATAACGATATACGGCACTCGGATAACCGGTATATACTGCGCTCACGAATCCGCGAATTTCTGGAGATGATCTCATGCCGAACAAGGACAAGAAGAAGAGACAGGACAAGACCAACAAGCCCAAGCTTTCCAATAAGGAAAGGAAGCAAAAGAAGGCTGACAAAAAAGCCACCAAGCAGGAAAAATAGCGGCCGGCCCCAAAGGGAAACAGGCTGGGCGGCCGACGAGGCTTGCCCGCTCGGCCTTTTCGTTTGGATTCCTTTCTTCGCCGGCGAGCGGGAATTAGAACCTGGCCCTTGCGCGAGCTTTTAAAACATTCGTGGTTAAATTATTCATTGAAAGGGGAAACTCCTCTTCCGGCCAGGAGGCCAAAATGGAACTTGTAGTTAAAGAAATGTATGTAAAGAGCTTTGTTACTTTTTTATTGGCAGTCGCGACCGCTTCCATGCTTTATGGGATTTTCTGGCTGTAACGTGTTCGTTCCCGATATCAAAAGGGAACAACGGAGCGTCGGCGACAGGGTTCATTCCGAAAACAATCCATTGAAAATTGCATCGCTAAAATTTACCGAATGTGGATAACAGCTAGCGCTTTTCCCCAAGATGCAGCTCTGCCAAAGCCACCCGATAGAAAGCGAAGCCCGGCATCCGGCGACCGCGCTCGCCCCAGTAGCGGGTGCGGTATTCCGTCGCTCCGGTATCCTCAAGAAGTTGATACCCCCGCTCGGCCAGAAAAGACGGCATCTTTTCGGGGTTCATGCCCCAAATCCAAGGCTCACCGTCGCCGGCCACCTGCTCTTTCGAAGCCCGCGCGCCGTCAAACTCCACGGTACCGTCGAGCAATCCACCATGTAGATAAGTGAATAGCAGGCGGCTTCCCGGAGCCATGGCTTGCGCCAGAGCGCGCAGGGTGGCGTCGACGGCAGCCTCCCCCAGGTAGTGAGTCACGCCCTCCCACAGGACGAACGTGCGCTGGTTTCGATCGAGGCCGGTGTTTTTCAAAACGTCGGGTAGGTCCTGCTTGGTTAGGTCGGCCGGGAGGAATACGACGTGACGAAGCGATGCTTCCCCGAGCGGCCCCATCCGCTCCCGCTTCATTGCCTGTGTGGCGGGATGGTCCACTTCGACAACCCGGCATTCCTGGAGGTCGGGGAGTCGGTATGCCCGGCTGTCAAAGCCCGCGCCCAGGACGATGACCTGCCGGATGTCGTCACGAACGCCGGCGAGCAGCAAGTCGTCGATCAAGCGCGTGCGGGCGATACCCGAGGTCATCGCGCCCGGCCAGCGACGATCCACGTAGCCGCGCACGAGCGCTCCGAGAAGGGGAAGGCCCGCCAACCGGACGATAAACCGCAACGACGGCGCGAGGAAACGCACCGCGAAGGGGTCCTCGAACAGGCGAACATTCGCCGGATACCGGACGGTCTCCAACGCCCGGAAGGACGCGGCGTACTCCGCGGTTCGACTGGCTTGGTTTTCCCTCATTCCGTCACTCCGATTCGTTTTGACCGCAGCCCGATAATACGGCCGCTGAGCAACTGCTTGTCAATTCCTCGGGTTTCGACACGCAAACCGCGCGTTTGGCGCATGACTATATCCTTCCGCAGCGGCTTGTAACCCAAGGGAAGAAACACTACTTTCATTTTGCCACTGACGTTTTTTTAAGGAGAACCGATTGGAAAGCGGAACGGTAATCGCCGGCGACGGCATCTCCCCGGCGACCGCCCTTAGATGAGTAAATCCCATGCAAGGTAGAATCCCTGAGCTTTATATTGACGCCGATGCATGCCCTGTGAAAAACGAGATTTACAAAGCCACCGAAAAATACAATGTCACTGTTTATGTTGTCTGTAATTCGACTATGAATGTACCAATAAAGACTCGTATTCATCTTACTGTCGTGGATAAAGGGCCGGACGAAGCCGACGACTGGATTGTCGAGAACGTCACTGAAGGCGACATCGTTGTGACCGCCGATATTCCCCTGGCGAGTCGCTGCATAAAAAAAGGGGCTCGAGTTCTTGATAACCGTGGGCGAGAGTTTACCGAGGATTCCATCGGCAGCGCCCTAGCGGCCAGGGACCTGAATGAACACCTGCGTATGATGGGGGTCATCATGACGGGCCCCCGTCCCTTGGAGAAAAAGAACCGGTCTGAATTCGTTTCCAAATTGCACCAAGTGATTCAGGCTTTGATGAAGTGATGAGAAGAGTCGGATAATCCTTTATTTATAAGCAGTTTTTGGTTTTAGTGGGCGACATCGCTTGAGTGACCCGGCTCGAAATGATAGCTTTTGTTGTGACGCTCGGCGTTGCTTTCTCGTCAGAATGGCTCGCGGTGGATGTTTTTAGCGAGGCGCTAAACGGTAGAAATCGCTTTAAGCGCAGCTTTCGTTTCAAGACCCTTTCGCATCGGGAGAATCAAAATGCCCCTTCTCGGTAAAAGGCTATTTATCTTGATCGTCGTGTTGTCGTTCGTGACCTGTGCGATGTGGGCCTGCGGTGACGACGAAAAAACCGACGATGACGACGCGGCGGACGATGATACCCAGAACACCGACGATGACGATGACAACGACGATAACGATAACGACGACGACGATGACGATACGCCGGTGACGCTGCAAATCGACCTGGCGACTCTGGAGGACAAGATTCAGGGTTCGTGGGTCGGGCAAATGGCCGGAGTGACGTGGGGCGCACCGACCGAATTCCACTACCGCGGCGAGATCATGCCGGATGGCGAGGTTCCCGAGTGGGAGCCCACGCGGATCAACCGCGGCTTTAATCAGGACGACATCTACGTCGAGATCCCCTTTCTGGATGTGATGAGCACCTACGACGTTACCGCCGGCTGGGTTGCATTCGGCGAGGCCTTCCGTGACACCCAATTTATTTTGATGCACGCCAACTTGGCCGCGCGCCGAAATCTCCGCGACGGCATCCCGGCGCCGGACTCCGGCCACTATACGAACAACGAGCATTGCGACGACATCGACTGGCAGATCGAATCGGATTTTGTGGGCGCGATATGCCCCGGGCTGGTCAATCCGGCCGTCGATATCGCCTGGCGCGCCGGGCACGTCATGAATTTTGGCGACGGCGTTCTGGGCGGCGTGTTTATCGCGGCCATGCACTCCGCCGCGTTTTTCGCTGAGGATCTTGTGGATATCATTTCAGCGGGACGGCGGGTCCTTCCAGAGGGCTCCAAATACCGGATGGTGGTCGATGATGTCATCGCTTGGTACACCGAAGGCCGAAGCTGGGAAGTGACGTGGCAATTGCTTCAGGACAAGTGGGGGGCGGACGATCGATGCCCCGGCTTCGAAAACCGCTTGGATGAAAATTACAACATCGACGCGATCGTCAACGGAGCCTACGTCCTAATCGGCTTGCTGTACGGCGACGGCGACTTTGAGCAATCGATGCGCATCGCCATGCGGTGCGGTCAGGACAGCGACTGCAATCCGTCCTCGGTGGGCGGCATCTTGGGCAACTGGATGGGGCTTTCCCAAATCCCCGATAAGTTCAAGCGGGAACTCGAAAGCGACCGCCGGTTCATGTTCACCGATTACACGTTCGAAGACGTGATTTCGACCACGCTGGACCTTTCTCGGCAGGTCATGCTTCAGGCAGGCGCCGTGGTCGAAGGCGTGGGCGAGGATGAGGTCTGGACAATCCCCTTCACGGAAGAAATTCAGCCGCCTTTGCTCGAGCAATGGCCCGAGATTCAGAACGTTCCACCGGTGCTTTCGGCCTCTGTCATTTCGCAGGACGGCCCGGTTGTCGAACTGGAAGCCGATGCCACCGACGCGGACGGCGTGCTTGCCTACGAATGGCATTTCGGCGACCTCAGCCGCGCCAAGGGCGCACAAGTGGAACACGAATACGCGTCGGCGGGCACGTATGAGGTCATCGCGTACGTCACGGATTGGGCCGGAAACACCTCATGGCAGGCTATCTCCGTCACGATTCCTTGACTGAGATTCGCCCGCTGTCGACGGTTTTTCACGCCGGACATTCCGTACGTTTCCAGGGATATGTTTATTGTGATAATACGGGATAAGCAAAAGGTGCGTCAAAAAACGCGCCCACGCCGATAATCGGCACGCCGGCGGTGGCAATCCATTCCAACCTGACCATGGTCGAGTTTAGCGGCACGGCCGTGATTTTTTCGTACCTAAACCACTCGGGGACGTTGATCGGGCCGAATTCGTCGGCACCGGATACTTGCGTATTATCATCATAAAATGTGACTCTCATAGTCATCTCTGACCTAGGATTCCAGGTCCGTAGATACGCGCCCCAGTTGAGCGACAGCAGGTCTTGCTGAATCATGTCTTCGAAATCGGCAAGTGGGATATCCTGCGAGATGGTGTATGGCCCAGTGTTCAGCAGCAACGCGGCAACCCAATATTCGCCTGTCGCGGAATTGACATCAATATTCGAGCGAATTGGAATCCAGTGGTCCTTGGCCAAGATGATCCCTTTGGACATAGTCCAATGCTCCCGCCCGTTTTCAAATAGCGGGTTCGCCACAAGATTCTCCCCGATCAGCGTATGCGGATTTTCAAGCGTCATCACCGAAAGAAAAAGCGCGTCAAAGGAAGCTGAGTTGAACGTCAGGGGCATCTCCGCCGCGCAAGCCCGCAAAACGACGCGCGCCGTCCGCGCCAGGGGCGGAAGTTCTCCCATAACCCGCCACGCCTGCCAGTAAAGCGTGTCGAATCGTCCTCCGGAAATGTGTTTGAGCAATCGGCCCTGCCCGTCGAGGATTTCCACAACCGCCTCGGCTTCATCGTGAGGCAGCAGAATGTTCGACGTACCGCCCTCCTCGACGCGGTAGCCTGTGGCGCTTGCCCCCGAAAAGACGAGTTGCCCGTACCCGGCGTCGATAATTTCGGCGTAGGCATCCAGTGGGACATCCTGCCGGGCGTAGTCCCGCGGGCCCGGGCCGGAGCCTGAAAAGAAGTGTGTTCCCGCCAAGGGGATAACGTGGTTGATTTCGGCGGTCGGTTGCATGCCTTTCCACGTCCAGCCGCTTTCGCCGTTCTCGGCCCCCGGGTTTTCCAGGAGGTTTTCGTAATAGGGGAAGGTGAAATCAAAGGTTTGGTCCGTGCGCGCCCCGTCAACGCCCTCCGCGAAGACGATTCGGGCCGTGTATTCATTACCGCCGGGCAGCGTTTCGGCGGCCTCGAGAAGATACAGCGAGCCCTCGTTGATGGGTCCCTGGGAAGTCAATTCAACAGAGGATCCGTTCAGCAGAAGCTCCACCTGGGCATCGGCGATCGGTTTGTCGAAAAGCAATCCAACGGCGTTCTCGCCGAAACCGTACACCGCCTCCAGCAGAATCGGCGGCGTGTAACCGGGTGTTTCGGGGAAAAATATCGTCGTCGTTTGCGGCTTGTGATCCGACCGGTTCGGCGACATGTGAATGATTTCACCGTCCACCGTGCAGCCGCCCGAAGACTTGTTGAAATAGGTGTTGTCGATCAGTTGCTGCCCCTCGGCGCCGTAAAACATCATCGCCGGCCACGTGGTCCGGCACGATGGACAGACACCGAAGGACGCCCAGCCATCCGCCACGACTTCGTCCAGAATCCTCGCCTGCGTTGAGCCGAGTTCCTCGTTCCAATCCCCCATCAACAGCACGCGATCGACCGGGTCGACGGCGAGGTAGTCGTCCACGATTTCCCGGTTCTGCGAATCGCCGACTTCATTCCAGCTCACATGGACGCCGTAGACAGAGAACGTGACACCCTCGATGACGACATCGGCGTGAAGAAAGCGGCCTCGGCCGGAGTCCAGATAATCGATTTTTTCCGGGTTGATCAAAGGCGTCGCGGACATGAGCGACTGCTCGTCGCTGTAAAAATAGTACATGCCCAGCGCCTCGGCGATAGGCTCGGCATATTCCGGTGGACACTCCTGCAACGAGAAGACATCGAAGGGGCCCCATGCCGCGAGGTCCTCGCCCACCTGTGCCGGGGTGCCTTCCCGCCCGGTGTGGATATTGTAGTTTCCGGTGACGACGGTAATGCCGGGCCTTTTTTCAGCGGGACACCCGTACCGTCTCCAATTCAGCGGCTCGACGGGGGCGATAAAGGGAAAGTCAGTATCATCATTATTGTCGTCATTATCATCATTATTATCGTCGTCATCATCGTCATTATCATCGTTATCGTCGTCATCGACCGGGTCGTCGGAATCGCCCGAGCCGTCATCATCGGATCCGCAGGCAATACCGGTTGCCAGACAAAGCAGAAGAATCAAACCAAATATCCGGACAGCGCTTATCTTCATTCTTTCCATCCCTCCGAAAACTGGAGCACGGTGCGATCTGAGCTGAATGATAATACGGGGGCATTCGAGAATGGTCAAACAAGATAAGGGCAATTTTCCGTGGCGTGCAAAGGCTGAGCCCCGAACCGCTAGGCTCGTACGAGTTTCCCAACGAAATCAGGAGTTTTCGTTTCGAAGGTCATCATTTCCCCGGTCGCCGGGTGCCGAAAGGTGAGCGAAAAGGCATGAAGCGCCAGCCGGGCGTGCCCTTTGATCTTCTTTCCGTATTTCTTGTCGCCGACGATGGCGTGGCCGCTGTCGGCCATGTGTACCCTGATTTGGTGTTTTCGACCGGTAATCAGGTTGATTTCGAGCAACGAGAGGTGCGCGGTTTCCCTGAGAACGGTGTAGCCGGTCCGGGCCAGTCTGCCTTTGGACGCTTCGGGCGTTGAGTAGACTCTAAACGCTTTACTTTCAGCAAGATACGACTCGATCGTGCCGGTTTGCTTCTCGAACCGACCGTGCACGACGGCGAGGTACTTTTTAATCGCGTCCTGCCAGTGATCCTGCAACTGACGCTTGGCGAACTCGGTTTTCGCAAAGACCAGAAGTCCCGAAGCATCCCGATCGAGGCGATGAACGATGAAAATACGTTTCCTGGACCGCGAGTTGCCTTTGCGGACGTAGTCGGTCAGGTAGAAATAGACCGTGCGCGACGTGTGCCGGTCCGTATCCATGGTCAGAAGCCCCGCCGGCTTGTCCACCACGATGATGTCTTCGTCTTCGTGCGATACGATGAGTGTCTTCGGCAGATGCTTCATGGCCGATCGGCTGGATCGAGTCAACGAGTTGTACTCCATGTTTGTTCTTGCCCGCACATCGCGGGCGCCCCGATTGTATCAGCAGCGCAAGTCCTTGGGCGAAAAATCGGCATTTTTGGTGAATTGCGCGAACTTCGATCTCCTCACGCGACCTTTGGCATGCTAACAGGGCACCGCAAACGAAAGGAATGGCGCGCAACTCCGGCGTCCCCAGGCCTCCCCCAAGTCCGAATTAAGTCGCCGCCTCTTTGCGAAGGGCTTGATCCCGCCGCCTCGGGCGAAGATCGGCCTAAGATTCCTCGTGCTTTGGCTCCGGAATGCTTTCCTGTGCCTCGGTCTCTGTTGAAGCTACCTCAGCGTAAGGTTCCGCTTTTTTTCGAGCAACTTTTTTCGTTCTTTTTTTCCTGACCGGCAACGTAATCTTTATCCCCGAGAAATCACTTAAGGCCGCTTCGTTCAGCAGTTTTCGCGCGCCGATTAAAATGTCTTCCGGTAGTACTGCGACCCCGGTTTGTTTACGCAGGATCTTGCAGGTCAATTTAAGTGACGCAGCAGAAAACAACGCTTTCAGCAAATTTTTATTAGTAAGAATATCCATTTTTTCCCAGAGCTTAGCCAGTCCTCCCCTTTTTACGTTTTTCAAAGAAATCATTTCAAAATACCGAGCTATGCTGGCAATATCATCTTCCAACATATTCCATTCGGCGATCAATTTAGTCTCCGGTGGTTGACCAAATTCTATATGATAAACGCGCCATTCCAGGGCGTTGGTCAATAGTGCCCACTCACAGCCCATATCGATTGCATATGAAGTGACTTGTTTAAGGTGTTTTCGGCTTAGATTAATTCCAATTCTTTTTAATTCAACGAGTATTGCCGGCTGTGCTTCCTCGCCTTTTTGAACGGTTATTGAAAAGTCGATGTGCTCGGTTTCTCCCGCGCCTCGTACAGCATGTTCTCGTGACAAATGTTCAAAGGCATCATAGCCCAAGACGGTTTCAAATATTCTTTCCACTCGCCTTCTGGTTTCTGCCTCATTTCCATCAGACGCTTTGAGTCTTTCAACAAGGCGTTTAGCATCGTTAATGGCTTTTCGAGTTTCTTTCGAAATAACGTGGCGGGGCATAAGGACCTCCACAAATAATAATGATGAAAAACAACATATTGATACGAATTCTCTAATATCGCGTCAACCCCTTATTCCCTTTTTGTTTTCAAATAGTATACGGGCGTCTATTATGAATGCTGAGGCCGCGAGCCAAAGCGAGTGGTTTCATGCTGAAAAAAGTGCCGACGGTCGTAGTGTTGATCCTTTTCTAATCCGCGATTCTGGTCACGCTATCCTTCTCCGGTTGCGATTCCGACGATGAAGATCGGGACGTAGCCGGCTTCCCGGCCGAATCGAATACGGGGTGCCCAAACCGGTCGAACCGGTAAGAAGGCGGACAACTCTCAGCGGATTGGAAGCTTACATGTTGACAGAGCCGGGGGTTTTGTGCAGGCTTGCAACACTATGATTTCATTGTCTGAAATCGCGCACCGGAAAGACTTGTGGGGATGTTATTTCTGACGTAATCGCCAAAAAGCGGAAATCCAAGTTCCTGAAGAAGATCAAGAACGACGCCATTTTTCACACCGCGCGCGCCATGTTCGCGTTCGCCAAAATCGTCCCGATTTCAGCAGGTCTAAAGATAGGCGCGGCAATCGGAAGCATTGCCTGGCGTCTACTGGCCTACGAGCGAAATTGCGCCATGAACCACCTGAAGGTGGCCTTCCCCGATTGGACCGATGAAAAGTGCGCCGCCACCGGCAAAGAAGCTTTTCGCAACCTCGGTCGGAGCTTTTTCGAGATGTTCCATTTCCCGGAGTTGCTGGCCACGGTGCATGATCCGAATCCCTACGTAGACATCCGCGGGAAAGAGAACCTGGACAAAGCCCTGGAAAATGGAAAAGGGATTATTTTCTTCACCGGGCACGTGGGGAACTGGGAAATCATGGCGGCGTCGTTGGCCGCTCGGGGATACAAGGGCGGCGAGATCGTCCGCAGCCTATATGATGAGCGGATCAACAAGCTCCTAAACGACCATCGTCGCAGATTTAATTACCGCCCTCTAACCCGCGGCGGACAGGAACTAGTGGCGGATATCGTCGAGCTTCTATCGAGCAACGAGATGCTCGCCCTGTTGATGGATCAGGACACCAAAGTGAAGGGCGTGTTCGCAGACTTTTTCGGCAAGCCCGCCTGGACGCCCTCCGGCCCCGCCTTCCTGTGCCGGATGGCCGGGATGGATGCCTTGATGCTCACCGTGCATCGCCGGCCCGAAGGGGGCCACATGGTGGAGATCAGCCCGCCGGTGCCCCGCCCTCAGACCGAGGACGCCGCCGCGGATACCGTCGCCTACACGCAGACGATGAACCGCATGCTCTGCGAACACATTGCACGCCACCCCACCGAATGGGTCTGGATGCATCGCCGGTGGAAAACGCGCCCCGAGGGAGAGCCGCCCGAATTGCACCCGGCCCCTCGACCAAGAAAGCCCTGGCGATATTAAGACAGCCTGAACGTCTACAATAAATACTTCGTCCTCGGCCATATCTAAGAGATATCCGTACTAAAACTCAGCCCAATTTTTCACCGGGAACCGGGCATGCCGCTGCTTTAACGCTTGATGGCTGAAGCGGATCCGCCCGCGGTTGCTTTTAGCAGGGCGCTTAATCGGGGCTCGCCGGCTTCTTGCAAGACGGGCAGCGTCTCGAGCCTCGGAATACCGCGGCGCCGCAGGTCGCGCACCGATATCGCTCCGTTTCGGCCGCGACCCACTGTTCCGCGCTCATTTCCCGCCGGTCACCTAGTACCATTGGCCGATGATCGCGTACTCCTCGTTTTCCGTCTGGATCAGCGGGACCATACCGTTATCAATGTCATCGATTTCCTGAGTCAAACTACCGCGCTGCAAACCTCTGCCTAATTCGGTGCGGCCGTCGAGGTTGAAATCCCAGGGCATGGTAAAATCGAAGCGGTACACGGTTGTTTCCTCAGATAGGAATAGCGGAGAAGCGCCTTGCTCCCCGAACACGCCCCAGCGATATTGTGTCGTGTACGGGAGGCCTTTATCATCGGACCAGAAAACCCGCACGGACATGAGGTATAGCGCGATTCGCGGATGCCTATCGCCGTCCCAAAAAGCCAAGCCGTATCCGTCGAAACCTTGGGCATAGGACATCGGTATGCTCAACACCATATCGACCGGCGAGAGAGTTCGATCGTACGCCCGCCATTCCAAGCGCCGCGTGAAGCCTTCTCTCACGACAAAGGGGCCTACTAAGAACACTTTGCCCTTTCCAGTGAACTCCGCCCCGCCGTACAGCCAGGGCGAAATCGGCCACACGACCGGCTCTAGAATCGCGTCGCGCGATATCGCGATTTCCCGCACGCCGAAGCCCTCCGCGGCCAAGGCCGCCCACACGCCGGGGGATTCGCCCTGTTCATCGACCCAGAAAATAAGGTCGGCGGCGCCGTCGTCATCTAGGTCCACATCGCCCCGACCTATCCACTGCACGCCGGCGGGCGCCAGGCCTTCGTGGGCGATCGAACCATCCGGTCCGTACACACGAAAGCGACCGTGGTTGGCTTCCTCATCGAAATACGTGACGAAAAAGCCGCAGCCGCCCTCGTCGGGCAGCGGCATGATCCCCGAACTCATTTCTCGCGAGCCGGTCATCTCAATCGGTTCGAGGTTGGCCCGCACCCCGCCCTCGGGATCGATCCACGCCGCGTCCCAGGTCGTGGGCGTCCCGGTGAATCGTGGTGCCCGTTCCAGCAGAAAGCTCGGTCCCTGCGGGTTTGCGCACGTTTGATAGGCGATGCCGGACTCCCCCCGCTTGCCGTGCAGATTCAAATCAGACTTCGGTTCGACCTCGACCTGCCAAAGCATAGTGAAACCGGTTGTTCCGTCGAATACTCCCAGGCTTGAGCAACCCCCGAAGTCATCGACCATTTTGACCACCAGATCCGCGCCGCCACCGTTCACATCCAGGTCGGTGATCGCCGAAAAGTGACGGCCGTATCGCCAATCGGTATCGAAGACGACCGTGAGTTCGCCACTGTCGAGCACCAGCAAGCGCGTTTCGAATTGGCCGGTGTCCCAGCGTTGCGTTTCGGCGGTCAGAACGATTTCGCAGTCTTCGTCGCCGTTGAGATCAACCATCTGCGCCTCGACCCCGAGGCCGTAACTCTCGGTGCGGGTCGCGATTTCCAAGGCGCCGATTTCCGTACCATCGACCCGCCGCAAGCGCGCGAACTTGCTCTGTATGG
Coding sequences:
- a CDS encoding SAM-dependent methyltransferase, with protein sequence MRENQASRTAEYAASFRALETVRYPANVRLFEDPFAVRFLAPSLRFIVRLAGLPLLGALVRGYVDRRWPGAMTSGIARTRLIDDLLLAGVRDDIRQVIVLGAGFDSRAYRLPDLQECRVVEVDHPATQAMKRERMGPLGEASLRHVVFLPADLTKQDLPDVLKNTGLDRNQRTFVLWEGVTHYLGEAAVDATLRALAQAMAPGSRLLFTYLHGGLLDGTVEFDGARASKEQVAGDGEPWIWGMNPEKMPSFLAERGYQLLEDTGATEYRTRYWGERGRRMPGFAFYRVALAELHLGEKR
- a CDS encoding YaiI/YqxD family protein, yielding MQGRIPELYIDADACPVKNEIYKATEKYNVTVYVVCNSTMNVPIKTRIHLTVVDKGPDEADDWIVENVTEGDIVVTADIPLASRCIKKGARVLDNRGREFTEDSIGSALAARDLNEHLRMMGVIMTGPRPLEKKNRSEFVSKLHQVIQALMK
- a CDS encoding ADP-ribosylglycohydrolase family protein, translated to MPLLGKRLFILIVVLSFVTCAMWACGDDEKTDDDDAADDDTQNTDDDDDNDDNDNDDDDDDTPVTLQIDLATLEDKIQGSWVGQMAGVTWGAPTEFHYRGEIMPDGEVPEWEPTRINRGFNQDDIYVEIPFLDVMSTYDVTAGWVAFGEAFRDTQFILMHANLAARRNLRDGIPAPDSGHYTNNEHCDDIDWQIESDFVGAICPGLVNPAVDIAWRAGHVMNFGDGVLGGVFIAAMHSAAFFAEDLVDIISAGRRVLPEGSKYRMVVDDVIAWYTEGRSWEVTWQLLQDKWGADDRCPGFENRLDENYNIDAIVNGAYVLIGLLYGDGDFEQSMRIAMRCGQDSDCNPSSVGGILGNWMGLSQIPDKFKRELESDRRFMFTDYTFEDVISTTLDLSRQVMLQAGAVVEGVGEDEVWTIPFTEEIQPPLLEQWPEIQNVPPVLSASVISQDGPVVELEADATDADGVLAYEWHFGDLSRAKGAQVEHEYASAGTYEVIAYVTDWAGNTSWQAISVTIP
- a CDS encoding RluA family pseudouridine synthase, which encodes MKHLPKTLIVSHEDEDIIVVDKPAGLLTMDTDRHTSRTVYFYLTDYVRKGNSRSRKRIFIVHRLDRDASGLLVFAKTEFAKRQLQDHWQDAIKKYLAVVHGRFEKQTGTIESYLAESKAFRVYSTPEASKGRLARTGYTVLRETAHLSLLEINLITGRKHQIRVHMADSGHAIVGDKKYGKKIKGHARLALHAFSLTFRHPATGEMMTFETKTPDFVGKLVRA
- a CDS encoding type I restriction enzyme HsdR N-terminal domain-containing protein, with protein sequence MPRHVISKETRKAINDAKRLVERLKASDGNEAETRRRVERIFETVLGYDAFEHLSREHAVRGAGETEHIDFSITVQKGEEAQPAILVELKRIGINLSRKHLKQVTSYAIDMGCEWALLTNALEWRVYHIEFGQPPETKLIAEWNMLEDDIASIARYFEMISLKNVKRGGLAKLWEKMDILTNKNLLKALFSAASLKLTCKILRKQTGVAVLPEDILIGARKLLNEAALSDFSGIKITLPVRKKRTKKVARKKAEPYAEVASTETEAQESIPEPKHEES
- a CDS encoding lysophospholipid acyltransferase family protein translates to MFAFAKIVPISAGLKIGAAIGSIAWRLLAYERNCAMNHLKVAFPDWTDEKCAATGKEAFRNLGRSFFEMFHFPELLATVHDPNPYVDIRGKENLDKALENGKGIIFFTGHVGNWEIMAASLAARGYKGGEIVRSLYDERINKLLNDHRRRFNYRPLTRGGQELVADIVELLSSNEMLALLMDQDTKVKGVFADFFGKPAWTPSGPAFLCRMAGMDALMLTVHRRPEGGHMVEISPPVPRPQTEDAAADTVAYTQTMNRMLCEHIARHPTEWVWMHRRWKTRPEGEPPELHPAPRPRKPWRY